From the genome of Vicia villosa cultivar HV-30 ecotype Madison, WI linkage group LG2, Vvil1.0, whole genome shotgun sequence, one region includes:
- the LOC131649132 gene encoding methionine--tRNA ligase, chloroplastic/mitochondrial-like, whose product MAVRTHFSLHNTRFLFNPSTLSHRSTLSHLKPKPYFHSRRALFCNCTSNDEPFLLTTPLYYVNAPPHMGSAYSTIAADAIARFQRLLGKKVIFITGTDEHGEKIATAAMAQGSTPPDHCNLISQAYKTLWKDLDISYDKFIRTTDSKHEAIVKEFYSRVLANGDIYRADYEGIYCVSCEEYKDEKELLANNCCPIHQKPCVSRKEDNYFFALSKYQKSLEELLIKNPSFVQPTFRLNEVQTWVKSGLRDFSISRASVDWGIPVPSDNTQTIYVWFDALLGYISALADDQEQPDLLNAVSSGWPATLHLIGKDILRFHAVYWPAMLMSAGLSPPKMVYGHGFLTKDGMKMGKSLGNTLEPNDLVSKFGTDAVRYFFLREVEFGNDGDYSEERFINIVNAHLANTIGNLLNRTLGLLKKNCESTLVVDSTSAAEGNAFKDNVVRLVDKARIHYENLALTSACEAVLEIGNLGNSYMDERAPWSLFKQGGTASEAAAKDLVIILETARIIAVALSPVTPSLSWRIYAQLGYSKDQFDAATWRDTNWGGLKGGQVMAQPQPVFVRIENQTEVEDKPVAVSKKTLKSKGKLKQAQEVTGA is encoded by the exons ATGGCAGTGAGAACTCACTTCTCCTTACACAACACACGCTTCCTCTTTAACCCTTCCACTCTTTCGCACCGTTCCACCCTTTCTCATCTCAAACCCAAACCCTATTTCCATTCCCGCAGAGCCTTGTTCTGCAACTGCACCTCCAATGACGAACCTTTTCTCCTCACAACCCCTCTCTACTACGTCAACGCTCCTCCCCATATGGGTAGCGCTTACTCCACCATCGCCGCTGACGCCATTGCTCGCTTCCAG CGGTTATTGGGAAAGAAGGTGATATTCATTACTGGTACGGATGAACATGGTGAGAAAATTGCAACGGCTGCTATGGCTCAGGGTTCCACTCCACCGGACCATTGTAATCTCATTTCACAAGCTTACAAGACGCTTTGGAAAGAT CTAGATATTTCGTATGATAAGTTCATTAGAACAACTGATAGCAAGCATGAAGCAATTGTAAAGGAATTTTATTCGAGGGTGCTTGCCAATGGTGACATTTACAGAGCTGATTATGAGGGAATTTATTGTGTCAGCTGTGAGGAATATAAG GATGAGAAGGAACTGCTTGCGAACAATTGTTGTCCGATCCACCAAAAGCCTTGTGTTTCAAGGAAAGAGGACAATTACTTTTTTGCACTATCAAAATATCAGAAGTCATTGGAAGAACTTTTGATTAAAAATCCAAGTTTTGTGCAGCCGACTTTCCGTTTGAATGAG GTTCAAACCTGGGTCAAAAGTGGACTGAGAGACTTTTCCATTTCCCGAGCATCGGTTGATTGGGGCATACCTGTTCCGAGTGACAATACTCAGACTATATACGTATGGTTTGATGCTTTACTAGG CTACATATCAGCACTAGCTGATGACCAGGAACAACCTGATTTACTAAATGCTGTTTCTTCAGGTTGGCCTGCTACACTGCACTTGATTGGTAAG GATATTTTACGTTTCCATGCTGTTTATTGGCCGGCTATGCTAATGTCTGCTGGGCTAAGCCCTCCCAAAATGGTATATGGCCATGGATTCTTGACAAAG GATGGCATGAAGATGGGCAAGTCACTAGGAAATACGCTTGAGCCAAACGATTTGGTTAGTAAATTTGGGACAGATGCAGTCAGATACTTCTTCCTCAGAGAGGTGGAATTTGGCAATGATGGGGACTATTCCGAGGAACGCTTCATCAATATTGTAAATGCACATCTTGCCAATACAATTG GAAATCTTCTCAATCGTACTCTAGGACTTCTGAAAAAAAATTGTGAATCAACTCTGGTTGTGGATTCCACTTCGGCTGCAGAAGGAAATGCCTTCAAGGACAATGTAGTGAGACTG GTTGATAAAGCTCGAATTCACTATGAAAATCTCGCACTGACATCAGCTTGTGAGGCTGTTCTGGAGATTGGTAATCTTGGTAATTCCTATATGGATGAGCGTGCTCCTTGGTCTCTCTTTAAACAAGGAGGCACTGCTTCTGAAGCGGCCGCCAAG GACCTTGTAATTATATTAGAGACGGCGAGAATTATCGCCGTTGCACTATCTCCCGTTACTCcgagcttgagttggagaatatACGCACAACTTGGCTATTCCAAGGACCAATTTGATGCAGCAACCTGG AGAGACACCAATTGGGGTGGACTTAAGGGCGGCCAGGTCATGGCTCAACCTCAACCAGTGTTTGTTAGGATTGAAAACCAAACTGAAGTGGAAGACAAGCCGGTTGCAGTGAGCAAGAAGACTCTGAAAAGTAAAGGGAAGTTGAAACAAGCTCAAGAAGTTACTGGTGCTTAG
- the LOC131645864 gene encoding uncharacterized protein LOC131645864 isoform X1 → MNSVARRISSLFRQSGYGTEPLTAQLQQSRGIRVQVYNGNLEGALALMQRKMTSSGIERMIKIEQRFHIKNSEKRVLAQKNLQRRLRSQDLARKLKAIMIKKVRGL, encoded by the exons ATGAACTCAGTTGCGAGACGCATATCGAGCTTATTCAGGCAGTCAGGTTACGGAACTGAGCCTCTTACTGCTCAGCTTCAGCAAAGCAGAGGCATACGAGTGCAGGTGTATAATGGAAATCTGGAAGGGGCATTGGCATTGATGCAACGTAAGATGACATCGAGTGGGATCGAGAGGATGATAAAGATTGAACAGAGGTTTCATATAAAAAACTCAGAGAAGCGCGTGTTGGCACAAAAGAATTTGCAGCGTAGGCTTCGATCACAGGATCTTGCTAGGAAACTCAAGGCTATTATGATCAAGAAAGTCAG GGGTCTTTGA
- the LOC131645864 gene encoding uncharacterized protein LOC131645864 isoform X2 — translation MNSVARRISSLFRQSGYGTEPLTAQLQQSRGIRVQVYNGNLEGALALMQRKMTSSGIERMIKIEQRFHIKNSEKRVLAQKNLQRRLRSQDLARKLKAIMIKKVR, via the coding sequence ATGAACTCAGTTGCGAGACGCATATCGAGCTTATTCAGGCAGTCAGGTTACGGAACTGAGCCTCTTACTGCTCAGCTTCAGCAAAGCAGAGGCATACGAGTGCAGGTGTATAATGGAAATCTGGAAGGGGCATTGGCATTGATGCAACGTAAGATGACATCGAGTGGGATCGAGAGGATGATAAAGATTGAACAGAGGTTTCATATAAAAAACTCAGAGAAGCGCGTGTTGGCACAAAAGAATTTGCAGCGTAGGCTTCGATCACAGGATCTTGCTAGGAAACTCAAGGCTATTATGATCAAGAAAGTCAGGTAA
- the LOC131645865 gene encoding CASP-like protein 4C2 — MRSPDPLRNGVDNNRSPSAPRFHSTVAEHKLRRFNSLILVFRLTSFSFSLASSIFMLTTSRTSDSPHWHHYDTFRFVVAANAIVAIYSLFEMCASVWEISRGATLFPEVLQVWFDFGHDQVFAYLLLSASAAGTAMARTLKDMDTCTVSNSFCVQTDIAISLGYAAFLFLGFTSLLSGFRLVCFIINGSRFHL; from the exons ATGCGTTCCCCTGATCCACTCCGCAACGGCGTCGACAACAACCGTTCACCCTCCGCCCCTCGCTTCCACTCCACCGTCGCCGAACACAAACTCCGCCGCTTCAATTCACTCATCCTCGTTTTCCGTCTCACTTCCTTTTCGTTCTCACTCGCTTCCTCCATCTTCATGCTCACCACTTCTCGCACCTCCGATTCTCCTCACTGGCACCACTACGACACCTTCAG ATTCGTTGTTGCTGCTAATGCGATTGTAGCTATATATTCTCTATTCGAAATGTGCGCTTCCGTTTGGGAAATTTCAAGAGGTGCAACGCTTTTCCCCGAAGTTTTGCaagtttggtttgattttggcCATGACCAG GTGTTCGCATACCTTCTACTATCGGCGAGTGCGGCGGGGACGGCGATGGCGAGGACGCTTAAGGATATGGACACGTGTACGGTGAGCAATTCGTTCTGCGTGCAAACGGATATAGCAATATCGTTAGGATACGCGGCGTTTCTGTTTCTAGGGTTTACTTCGCTGTTATCTGGTTTTCGTCTCGTTTGTTTCATAATCAACGGTTCTCGTTTTCATCTCTGA
- the LOC131648555 gene encoding uncharacterized protein LOC131648555 — MTIASLLNSLAVVGFIVSIDQNIWEARTLLSLGCRWSIGDGSSIPNASLIRGLFDVVEAADILQVPLLEEVSDDKWNWKEEQNGVYSVRSGYRFWRKEYSRPACVGVDRGWSGGFVACFLRLFGYKAMLAGCSLSHIIDPRTSIFHDVTSFILDICSREDMVTAGRVAVMIDFLWKNRNNLIWNNESDGYSKLGLNVFCSWNEWFMAQGSGGQFDRNRPNLVWEPPVEGRIKCNVDAGFNSSRGTTNRDWCMRDFRGSFVCAGAAWDFCHYPILEAEALALKETIHSAINLQLESVIFESDSQNTVQAILSNHKGCSDFSSIISSIHVLLLNFPNFEVKFVKRQANSVAHAITKAADS, encoded by the exons ATGACAATTGCTAGCCTTCTAAATTCTCTCGCCGTTGTTGGATTTATTGTTTCCATTGATCAAAA TATATGGGAAGCGAGAACTCTTTTGTCTCTTGGTTGTAGGTGGAGTATCGGGGATGGTAGTAGCATTCCA AATGCTTCGCTTATTCGTGGTTTGTTTGATGTTGTTGAAGCGGCCGATATTCTTCAAGTTCCCTTACTTGAAGAGGTGAGTGATGATAAGTGGAATTGGAAAGAGGAGCAGAATGGGGTGTATAGTGTTCGGTCGGGTTATAGGTTTTGGAGGAAGGAGTATTCCCGTCCAGCGTGTGTTGGTGTGGATAGGGGATGGA GTGGAGGATTCGTGGCGTGTTTTCTTCGGTTGTTTGGTTACAAAGCGATGTTGGCAGGCTGCAGTTTGTCCCATATTATTGATCCCCGTACTTCTATTTTCCATGATGTTACATCTTTTATTCTTGATATTTGTAGTAGGGAGGATATGGTGACTGCGGGTAGAGTAGCGGTTATGATTGATTTTTTGTGGAAAAACCGGAATAATTTGATTTGGAATAATGAGAGTGATGGGTACTCTAAACTTGGTTTGAATGTTTTTTGTAGTTGGAATGAATGGTTCATGGCGCAGGGAAGTGGGGGTCAGTTTGATAGAAACCGGCCGAATTTGGTGTGGGAACCACCGGTGGAAGGGAGGATCAAATGTAATGTGGATGCGGGCTTTAATTCGTCTAGAGGTACTACCAATAGGGACTGGTGTATGAGAGACTTCCGGGGGAGTTTTGTTTGTGCGGGTGCAGCTTGGGATTTTTGTCATTATCCTATTCTTGAAGCAGAAGCTCTAGCCCTTAAAGAGACTATTCATAGTGCTATCAATTTGCAGTTGGAGAGTGTTATCTTTGAAAGTGACTCCCAAAACACGGTACAAGCTATTCTTTCTAATCATAAGGGATGCTCGGATTTTAGTTCTATTATTTCGTCTATTCATGTTTTGTTGCTTAATTTTCCCAACTTCGAGGTGAAGTTTGTAAAAcgtcaagcgaattcggttgctcaCGCCATAACAAAGGCGGCCGATTCTTGA